A region of Phoenix dactylifera cultivar Barhee BC4 unplaced genomic scaffold, palm_55x_up_171113_PBpolish2nd_filt_p 000112F, whole genome shotgun sequence DNA encodes the following proteins:
- the LOC120104795 gene encoding protein BUD31 homolog 2-like — translation MPKIKTSRVKYPEGWELIEPTLHELEAKMREAENDPHDGKRKCESLWPIFKIAHQKSRYIYDLYYRRKEISKELYEFCLDQGYADHNLIAKWKKPGYERLCCLQCMQTRDHNFTTTCVCRVPKHLREERVIECVHCGCKGCASGD, via the exons ATGCCTAAGATAAAGACAAGCCGTGTCAAATATCCTGAGGGATGGGAGCTTATTGAGCCCACACTTCATGAACTAGAGGCAAAGATGAGGGAAG CTGAAAATGATCCACATGATGGAAAGAGAAAGTGCGAATCACTTTGGCCTATCTTCAAAATAGCACATCAAAAGAGCCGTTACATATATGATCTCTACTATCGGAGGAAGGAGATATCGAAGGAGCTGTATGAGTTCTGTTTGGATCAGGGCTATGCAGATCACAATCTTATTGCGAAATGGAAAAAg CCAGGTTATGAGCGCCTTTGTTGCCTTCAGTGCATGCAGACACGAGATCACAATTTCACCACCACTTGTGTCTGCAGGGTCCCTAAACACTTGAGGGAAGAAAGGGTTATAGAATGCGTCCACTGTGGTTGCAAGGGTTGTGCTAGTGGAGATTAA